The Jiangella sp. DSM 45060 genome contains the following window.
TGCCGGCCGCGATCGGCGTGCTCACCAACGACGCCGCACCGGCGACCGGGGCCTTCGCCAACTTCGCCGTGACCACCGCAGCCGCGCTGGACTTCCAGCGGCGCAGCCTCGGGGTGGACACCTTCGGCGCGGCCACCATCCGGCGCGTCGAGCTGGTCGCCAGGGACGCCACCACCCGGCTGGCCGAGGCCGACTACACCCTGTGGACCAGCCAGGACAACGTCACCTACCAGCAACTGACCGGCTGGACCTTCGCCGCGAGCAGCGAGGGCGGACGTGTCGTGCACACCTTCGGCGGGTTCGAGGTGCAGGCCCGCTACCTCAAGGTGAACACGCGCTTCGCCGACTCCGCGTTCACCTTCGTGCTGCAGGACCCGCGCGCCGACGTCCGGGTCCACGTCGCCGCCGCTCCCCCGGCGCCCGGCCCGGCGCACCGCCTCGGCAGCCGCGACCTGTCGGTCTACGTCAGCGACGACAACGCGACCTGGACGAAGGTCGGCGGCGTCGAGCTGGTCGACGCCGGCGCCGCCCTCTGGCTGTACGGCTTCCGGGCTCGTGGCCGCTACGTCAAGGTGCACTGCCACCGCGCCGAGGTCACCGGCTGGACCTTCACCCTGACCGACCTGCAGACCGCCGTGCGGGTGCACCATCTCCCGGCGCACACCTTCGTCGGCGCCGGCGGCGGCGCCTGGAGCCACCGCACGCAGATCCTCATCCGCAACCCGCACCACCGGGCGCTGCGCGACCGTGCCGCTCACGTCAGCTTCGCCGACCTCGGCACCGAGGCGCTGATCGCGGCCGGACGGCTCCAGCCGGACCTGCGCGACCTCCGCTTCGCCACCCGCGACGGCGCCGAGCTGCACGCCTACGCCGACGCCACGGGCGTCCACATCCGGGTGCCGGAGATCAGCGCCCGGCGCACCGTGCTGGTCTACGCCTACAGCGGCAACCCGGCGGCCGCCAACCGGGTGATCCACGACGGCGGCGCGCTGCAGGTCGAGTACGGGCGGCGGACCCTGCTGGAACAGCAGGGCATCACCCACCCGGACGGCCCGGCCTGGGGCGAGGGCGTCAAGGTCGTGCGGCTGCCGAACGGCACCATGATGGCGGCGGCCGCGGCCGGGTCCGCCCTGAGCATCCACGCCCGCTTCAGCACCGACGGCGGCTGGACGTGGTCGGAGCTGGAACGCGTCCTGCCGGCGCCCGACGTGCCCAAGGCTCGGCTGGCCGGTCCCGGCGGCTTCATCGTCGACCCGCGGACCGGCGTGCTCAGCTTCTTCTTCCTGGTCGCCACCGCGTACACCCCGACCGGCGACTTCATGGACCCGGAACAGAACGAGGTCCAGCAATGGATCGCCCAGGCGGAGACTTACACCGGCGACGGCCGCCCCGTCTTCGGCGCGCCCCGCCGCATCCCACTGCGCACCGTCGGCACCGACCAGCCGGTGAGCTGGGGGCTGTCCTACGCCAACGGCATCGTCACGCGCGCGGGCAGCCACCTGTACCCGATGTCTTACATGATCCGCTCCGACGGGACGTTCGCCAGCAACGTCATCCGCTCCACCGACGGTGGCCGCTCCTGGGCGCAGAGCACCAGCGAGCTGACTCTGCCGGACACGTTCGGCTTCGAGAAGGGCGTCACCGAGGTCGCGATCAGCGAGCTCGGCGACGGCCGGATCCTGCTGCTCGCCCGGCAGCAGGCGCCGCAGCGGCACTACCTGACCGCCAGCTGGTCCGCCGACGACGGGCGGACGTGGACGCCGGTCACCGACAGCGCGATCCTGTCCAGCAACACCGCGGCGGGGCTCTTCCCCGACTCCCGCGGCGGCCAGGTGCTCACCTGGTCCGGGCACAACGCCTTCGGGCAGACCAGCTACTACCGGAACAACCTCACCGCCGCCTACACCGACGACGACGGCGCGAACTGGCACGGCTACCAGGACCTGCTGGCCGGATCGGCGCTGTCCACGCCGGGATGGGCGCACATCAGCGAGGTCCGCACCGCCGTCAACGCGGACTCCTGGGCCGCCGCCGGGACCGACCGGGTGTTCGCCTGGACCCGCCCCTCGAAGCCGGCCCAGCTCATGCTGATCGAGGACTTCGACGCCTTCGTGCGCGACACCCACGGTGCGCTGGACGTCATCGCGCACGGCGACACCGCCGGCGCCGCCAACGGCACCGAGCTGGCCGCGCACCGGTGGTGGCGCACCACCCGGACCGGGACGCTGGATCTTGCCGCCGGCGCCCGTGCGCACCGCCAGGCCATCCGGCTGCGGGCCGCGCCGCAGGGCGAGG
Protein-coding sequences here:
- a CDS encoding sialidase family protein is translated as MAQSSHQLSRRTFLALSASVGAGTLLPVTGAAATGAGSSGTATALDAVIGFAEADHAAPSSPLGRWGEHLKIALDHNRRSVGADLGSVQDLNAIELARDLAGDDTRLPAAIGVLTNDAAPATGAFANFAVTTAAALDFQRRSLGVDTFGAATIRRVELVARDATTRLAEADYTLWTSQDNVTYQQLTGWTFAASSEGGRVVHTFGGFEVQARYLKVNTRFADSAFTFVLQDPRADVRVHVAAAPPAPGPAHRLGSRDLSVYVSDDNATWTKVGGVELVDAGAALWLYGFRARGRYVKVHCHRAEVTGWTFTLTDLQTAVRVHHLPAHTFVGAGGGAWSHRTQILIRNPHHRALRDRAAHVSFADLGTEALIAAGRLQPDLRDLRFATRDGAELHAYADATGVHIRVPEISARRTVLVYAYSGNPAAANRVIHDGGALQVEYGRRTLLEQQGITHPDGPAWGEGVKVVRLPNGTMMAAAAAGSALSIHARFSTDGGWTWSELERVLPAPDVPKARLAGPGGFIVDPRTGVLSFFFLVATAYTPTGDFMDPEQNEVQQWIAQAETYTGDGRPVFGAPRRIPLRTVGTDQPVSWGLSYANGIVTRAGSHLYPMSYMIRSDGTFASNVIRSTDGGRSWAQSTSELTLPDTFGFEKGVTEVAISELGDGRILLLARQQAPQRHYLTASWSADDGRTWTPVTDSAILSSNTAAGLFPDSRGGQVLTWSGHNAFGQTSYYRNNLTAAYTDDDGANWHGYQDLLAGSALSTPGWAHISEVRTAVNADSWAAAGTDRVFAWTRPSKPAQLMLIEDFDAFVRDTHGALDVIAHGDTAGAANGTELAAHRWWRTTRTGTLDLAAGARAHRQAIRLRAAPQGEAAASRLFPAVRQARISFGLRSSQLAGGLHLCLQEGFAAHHNARGTVLSLLLGPDGELQATTDDVFGTFPDIGHANLDTDPAAGNLTALGLHQLVAMDFQNRSVGADLFEVREITGVQLVDNDLIGTGAGNRVRPEDLSVWTSDTNRGDWQRVAGWTGRKDGAVITLSGPAVHARYVKVAHPYADNAFTLANDEQRIMRVLPDGNDEQVFRPLEVPTRLTPGEWHGVVIDLDLPAGTVTVEVDGSRRARLPRLHAAEVVTHLLLSTGAAAAGEIRLDELIVQDTALGLPEPAGVGATTPIPR